The nucleotide window ACCCACGGCGACGGCCTGGCCCGGTACGCGATGGGGCTGGCCGATCTCGCTGAACGAGAGGCGCCCGACGCCGACCGTCTCGTCGCCGTCGCGGGCCACACCCACGACGTCCTCGACGAGCGCGTCCAGTCGGTCCGGATCGTCAATCCGGGAAGCGTGACCGGTGCGGCCCCTGCGCGCCGGGCGACGCTGTGTCACGCGACGGTCGCGAACGGCGAGATCGACCTCGACCTGGTCGAACTGGACTGACGCTATCCGTCGATCGCGTCGGTCACGACTCGCTCCAGGCGGTCGGCCAGCGCGTCGTGGGTCGCCGTGACGGTCACCGGCCCGATTTCGCGTTCGGGGCACCCGGCCGCCTGGGTCACCAACTCGCCGGCGACGCGTTCGCGCTCGTCGGGCCGAATGGCGACGATGGCGTCGAGTCGCCCCTGAGCACACTGCGAGTAGTGGACGACGGGCGCCCAGCTTTCGATCACGCGCTTGGCCGTCCCGCGCGTCTCACTGACGACCGCACGGAAGGTCTCGTCCAACTCGCCCGGGCCATCGATCGCTTCGATCACGGGCGATCCGATCACGACGCCGACGGTGCTCTGTTCGACCGGGAGGTGATCGCTCTCCGCGACGGCGACGCGGTGCCCGTCGAGTCGGCACCCGTCGGGCGTCGCGACGTAGCGATCACCGACGATCGGCAGGTCGACCGCCGTCGCGCGTGGCTGTCCGTCCTCGACGGCAGTGACCGCCGATCCGAACGTCGGCAGGCCGACCGTGAAGTTGTTCGTCCCGTCGAGTGGGTCGACGACCCACCGGATCGACCCCGATCCGGGGTGCTCGCCCGATTCCTCGGCGCTGATCGGGTCGTCGGGCCGGCGCTCGCGGACGATGTCGAGAATGAGGCGTTCGGCCTCGCGGTCGGCGTCGGTCGTCACGTCACCCGCCGAATAGTCGGCGTCGAGATCGTCTCCGAATCGATCGGCAAGATAGGGGCTGGCCGCGCCCACCGCGGCGTCGGCCACCCTGGCGAGATCGTTCATATCGACGGTCGGGCGTCAGGCCCGATGAGCCGTTCGATCGTGGCATCGCGGGGCTTTTTACCGCGCCAGACCCCCGATCGAGTATGCAGATCCGCGCGGTCGACGGGATCCCCGAGATCCGCCCCGGCGACGATCTGGCGGCGGCGATCGGTCGCGAGGCCGATCTGGACGCCGACGTGCTCTGCGTGGCGTCGACGGTCGTCGCGAAGGCCACCGGTCGGTACGCCGATCTGGCGGATTACGAGCCCAGCGACCGGGCGCGATCGATCGCCGACCGGATCGACCGGGCCGATCCACGTTTCATCGAGGCCGTGATCCAGGAGAGCGAGGAAATCGTCCTCGAAGATCCGTTCGTCCTCGCGGTCACGCCCTTTGGCCACGTCGGCGTCAACGCCGGGATCGACCGCTCGAACGCCCCCGGTGGCGACATCCTCCTGTTGCCCGAGGCGCCGGGCGAGCACGCCGCCGCCCTCCGCGATTCGCTGGCCGCGGAGGGTTTCGAGGGAGGGGTGATCGTCACCGACACGTCGGGGCGGCCGTTCCGTGCGGGCCAGCGCGGCGTCGCCCTCGGCTGGGCGGGCCTCCCGGCCTGTCGAGACTATCGGGGCGAACACGACCGCGAAGGTCACGAACTCGAAGCCACGGTCGAGGCCGTCGTCGACGAGTTGAGCGCGGCGGCGAATCTCGTCATGGGCGAAGCCGACGCGGGCCGGCCCGCCGCGACGATCCACGGCTTCGAGTTCGGTGACCACGACGAGAGCGACCGACTGTTTCGCGACCGCGAGACCGATTTCGTCCGCCAGGCGCTCGCGACGTTCGACGTCGACTCACAGCGGTAATGCACACCAATGATCGCCATCGAGATCACACCGGACCGACCGATCGAGGACTGTATCGCACTCGCGACGGCCGCCGAAGACGCAGGTCTCGACGCTGCGCTCGTGAGCCACCACTACAACAATCGCGATCAGTGGATCGCCCTCTCCGCGATGGCGACCGCGACCGAGGCCATCGATCTTGGGCCGGGCGTCGCGAACCCCTACGAGACCCATCCCGTCACGCTCGCCGGGCGAATGGCGACTCTGGACGAACACGCGGGCGGGCGGGGCGTCTTCGGTGTCGGCGCGGGTGATCGCAGCACGCTCGCGAACCTCGGGATCGATCGCGATCGACCGCTCAGGCGCGTCCTGGAGACCATGCAGGTCGCACGCGACCTCTGGGCGGGCGAACGCGTCACGCACGACGGCACCTTCGTGGCCGACGACGCCGGCCTGAACTTCGAATCGGGATCGATCCCGGTGTACGTCGGCGCTCAGGGCCCGCACATGACGCGTATGGCCGGGAAATACGCCGACGGGATCCTCTACAACGGGGCACACCCGCGCAATCTGGCGTGGGCGGCCGAACGGGTTGCAGAGGGTCGATCCGAGCGCGACGAGGACCGCGATCCGCCGCTCCTCGCGGCGTACGCGAGCGTGTCGATCGACGACGACGCCGACCGCGCCCGAGACGCCGCTCGCGAACCCGTCGCGTTCATCACAGCGGGTGCGCCCGACCCCGTCCTCGATCGCCACGGCATCGACACCGACCGGGCGGGTGAGATCGGCGCGGCGATCCAGCAGGGGGCGTTCGGGACCGCTTTCGAGGCGGTCACGCCAGCGATGGTCGACGCGTTCGCCATCGCGGGGACGCCTGCGACCGTCGAGGACCGACTCGCGGCGTTTCCCGACGCGGTCGACGGCCTCGTCGCCGCCTCGCCGCTGGGGCCCGACCCCGAGCGCGCGATCAGTCTCCTCGCGGATGCCGTCGCCCGATCCGGGGCGATCTGAACAGATCGATCCCCGCGCCCAGCGCGAGGCCGCCGAACAAGCCGAGTGCGACCGTCACGAGCAGGCCACCCATCGCGACGAGCAAGGCGGAGACGACGTCGGCCGTGGCGATGTCGATGAATTTGCCGGGCATCGCGAGTGCGTCCCCGAGGAGTCGGGTGAGGAGTGCTTCGATCATACCCACCGTTCGGGGCCGTCCCCCTTGGGCGTTGCCACCGTCACACTCGCCGCTCCCCGATCACCAGATCGGTCTCGCGGCGCTGTTCGGTCCGGACGATCCGACAGCCGGCGTCGATCATCGCGCGGGCGATGCCGGCGACGTCGTAGCGTTCGTGTTCGGGTGGCCCGGCCTCGAAGTCGGGCGCGGACGTCGACCAGTCGAGCACGACGAGTCGGCCGCCGGGCCGGAGCGCGGCGACGATCCCAGGGAGCGCGTCGCGAACGCCGTGATGGAAGGTGCGCAGGGACACTGCGGCGTCGAGCGATCCGTCCGCGACGGGGAGGGTGCCGTGATCGGCCCGCACGGAGTGGACGGTCGCCGGTGGGTCGCGCTCTCGATGGGCAGCGTGCATCGCTGCGGAGCGATCGATCGCCAGCACGCGACCCACGCTCTGGGCGATCGTATCGGTGTACAGCCCCGGTCCGCTGCCCAGGTCCGCGACCGTCCAGTCCGGCCGGGGATCGAGCCACGAATGCAGTTCTTCGGCCGAACAGTACCGAAACTGCCCGGGCGCTGCGAGTCGCTCGGCGGCGTCGTCGTGCATACCGACCGGTGGGGCCGCCGACGGAAGGCCCCGGCGGTCAGACCATCTCGAACAGCGCGAGGACGTCTTGCATATCGACGTCGCCGTCGCCGTCGAAGTCGAACTTCGCGTCGTTCGTGTCGTCGGTGTTCTGGAACAGGAGGTTCACGTCCGGGAAGTCGAGCTGGCGGTTCCCGTTGATGTCCTCGTAGAGGCCGTCGCCGTCGGGATCGGTCGCGTCGAGGGGCCTCGACGTCTCGGGCGTCGGACTCACGTCGAGAGCATCGAGCATGACGTCGGCGTATCGCTTGCCCAGTTCGCGATACCCCGCGGCGTCGAAGTGATACTGGTCCTGACCGCCCAGGCCCTCCGCAGAGACCACGTGCCCGTTGTCGATCACGTCGGGAATCTTGGCGACCTCCTCGTTGTGTGCGGCACACGCTCCGCCCTGGTCGGCGTACAGCATCTCGCCCGCGAGGAAGGGGACCTTTCCGATGTCGAGATCCGCACGGAGGTCCTCGTAGATGCCCTCGACGGCGTATTTCCACTCGGGGTCGCCGGTGTTGGTTTCGCCCTGGTGGAGCAAGATCCCCTTGATCGTGCCGACTTTCTGGGCTTGCTGGGCCAGGTCGAGCAGCCATTGGTACCCGCCCGGGAAATCGCGAGGCACCGAGTACTCTCCCGTTCCGATCGGCGCGCCCTTCTCGAACAGCGCGATGTCACACCCGCTGACGGCGGCGGGGACCAGGCCGATCACCACGTCGTCGGGCGTCTCTTTGGCCATCTTCTTTCCGAAGTAGTCGCCCGGCCCGATCCCCGCCCAGCAGCGGTTCAAGGGTGGTTCGGCCAGGTACCAGGTGCCGTACGCTCGATTCAGGTCGGGACAGGTCTTGTCCTGGAGGACGCGCACGTCCTCGCGGGTCTGTTCGTCTTCTGGCTCGACCGTCCCCTGGCCCTCCATGTTGGATTGGCCGAAGAGGAGATAGATGTGGACGTTCTCCGGATCGACCGCGGGCGGCGCTTCCGTCGCCCCGGACGCGGTCCCGGCCCCCGCGAGTCCGAGTGTCGCGGCCGCCCCAGCGCTCAACACCCCCCGACGCGACCACTGCGTGTTCGGTGTATCCGATCTGTCTGGATCAGCCGCTGGGTCGCCCATATGAAATTCCCCTGCCTTTGATACGGTTTCGCGGTCGAAAAAATTATCGATGATTGCCTGATTGAACGACGATAAATATCGTCGATTGCTGCTCTGATTGGCCTCGAAATAGTTCCAATCTCCAACCGAAATACCTCGTTTGAAACCGCTTCTCGATTCCAGTAGGGCCGGACGTCGAGAGCGGCGAGACAACAGATGTCGAGTTCGTCGTTCGACTGTCTGCTCACCGTTGGACTGCGGGTCGTCGGACAGTGGCGGACCGGGCGTCGCTCGACGCTACGGTCAGACCATCTCGAACAGCGCGAGCACGTCCTGCATGTCGACAGTTCCCTCACCGGTGAAATCGTAGAAGTTCGCGTTGTCCTGGACCGCCTGACCGTCCGTATTCTGGAACAACGTATTGACGTCGGGGAAGTCGACGCGGTCGTTCCCCGAGAGGTCCTCGTACAGGCCGTCGCCGTCGGGATCGGTCGCTCCCGACGGGTACGTCGGCGTCTCGGGGGTCGGCTCGGGTGGCGGACTCACGTCGAGCTGGTCGAGCATGACGTCGGCGTACCGCCGTCCGAATTCGCGGTACGCTTCGCTCGTAAAGTGCGCGACGTCCTGGCCTTCGAGGCCCTCGGCGGAGACGACGTGCGCGTTGTCGATGAGATTGGGCAGTGTGTTGATCTCATCGTTGTGGAGGCCACAGCACCCGCCCTGTGACTCGTACAGCAGTTCGCCGGCGAGCAAGGGGACCGTCCCGATGTCGAGATCCGCACGGAGGTCCTCGTAGATGCCCTGGACCTGATCTTTCCACTCGGGGTCGCCGGTGTTGGTTTCGCCCTGGTGGAGCAAGATTCCCTTGATCGTGCCGACTTCCTGGGCTTGCTGGGCCAGGTCGAGCAGCCATTGGTACCCGCCCGGGAAATCGCGAGGCACCGAGTACTCTCCCGTTCCGATCGGCGCGCCTTTCTCGAACAGCGCGATGTCACAGCCGCCGACTGCGGCAGGGACGAGTCCGATCACGACGTCGTCGGGCGTCTCCTGGGCCATCCGTTTCCCGAAGTAGTCGCCCGGTCCGAGTTTCCCCCAGCACCGATTCAGGGGTGGTTCGGCGACGTACCAGGTGCCGTACTCCCGATCGAGGTTCGAACAGGTCTTGTCCTGGAGCACGCGCACGTCGTCGCGAGTCTCGCGGTCCTGTGGCTCTATCGGACCGACCCCTTCCATGTTGGACTGGCCGAAGAGGAGATAGATGTGGAAATTCTCCTCGCTCACCGACGTCGGCGGCGCTTCCGTCGCGGCCGAGGCCGCTCCGATCGCCCCTAATCCGAACGCAGTGGCGGCACCCGCGCTGAGGACGCCTCGGCGCGACACGGTGGTCCGATCTGTACGACGACTGCCGTCTCCCTCTGGAGTAGTCACGGCGGATTCCCCGTTGTTTGCATACAATGCTCAGGGCGAAAAATTCACCGATCCGTTGCAGTCCGTCGGTCGGGGCGTGCGTTCAAGAGGCTCCGCTACGAGGAATAGCCCGATGACCGAACATCCGATGTCGGGGGTCGATCTGACCGACACCAGCGTGACGATCGTGGGGGCGGGGATCGGGGGCCTCTCCACGGCGGCGTACTGCGCCGACGCGGGCGCGGACGTGACGGTTCTCGAACGGCACGACCAGGTCGGTGGTGTCGCCCGGACGATCGAGGCCGATGGCTTCCAGTTCGACGCCGGGCCCTCCTGGTATCTCATGCCCGAGGTGTTCGAGCGGTTTTTCGGCCAGTTCGATCGCTCGCCCGACGACTACTACGAGTTGGAGGAACTCGATCCGCAGTACAGGGTGTTCTGGACCGACGGCGATCGCGTAACCGTTCCGCCCGATCGGGATGCCGTCCGGGAGATCTTCGAGTCCTACGAGGACGGGGCTGGCGCGGCGTTCGATCGGTACATCGAGCGGGCGGGCGAGGCCTACCACCTCGGGATGGATCGGTTCGTCTACGTCGATCGGTCCCGACTGCGCGATTTCCTCGATCTGGACGTGCTCCGATCGGCGCGAGCGCTCGGCCTCGTTCGATCGATGGACGGTCACGTCGCCCGATACTTCGACGTGCCAAAGCTCCAGCAGCTCCTCCAGTACACGCTCGTCTTTCTGGGGGGCGCGCCCCACAACACGCCGGCGCTGTACTCGATGCTCGCCTACGCCGATTTCGAGGGGCACGTCCACTACCCCGACGGCGGGATGATCGCGGTCGTCGACGGCATCGCCACGCTCGCCCGCGAGCGCGGCGCGACCATCGAGACCGGGACGCCGGTCACCTCGATCGAACCGACCGACGACGGACTGCGCGTCGAGACGGCCGAGCGAACCCACGAAACCGATCGCGTCGTCGCGAACGCACCCCGGCCTCACGTCGAACGCGACCTGCTGGCACCCCGGTACCGCGACAAGGACCCAGAATTCTGGGACTCGCGCACCTACGGGCCCTCGGCCTATATGCTGTATCTCGGTGTCGAAGGCTCGGTCGATCCGCTGGCTCACCACACGCTCGTCCTCCCGACCGACTGGGATCCACATTTCGAGGCCATCTTCGACGATCCGGGCTGGCCCGACGACCCGGCCTTCTATCTGAGCGTGCCCTCACAGACCGATCCGAACGTCGCGCCGGATGGCCACCACGCGCTGGTCGCACTCGTCCCGATCGCACCCGATCTGGCGGACGGGCGAGACGTTCGCGATCGGATGCGTGAGACCATCCTCGATCGCATCGAGAGCGAGGCTGGTGTCGACCTTCGCGATCGGATCGTCCTCGAACGCGAGGTGTGCGTCTCGGAGTTCGCTGATCAGTACTCGTTGCCCCAGGGCACGGCGCTGGGACTGGCCCACACGCTCCGCCAGAGCGGTCCGCTCCGGCCCGGGCATCGCTCGGCGGCCTGTCCGGGGCTGTACTACGCAGGATCGTTCGTCCGCCCGGGGATCGGCGTCCCGATGACGGTGATCAGCGGCGAACACGCCGCTCGGGCGGTTGCGATGGACGTCACCTGACGCCGACCACCACGCTGAAGCCCGGTGACGGCCAAGGTCGTCCATGGCTGTGATTCCCGATTACGAGGTGCTCGGGTCGACGGAGGGCATCGCACTCGTCCAGCACGCTCGGGCGTCGATCGCCGCGGCGTTGAACGACGACCCCACCCCCGACCCACCCGACAACGACGGGCTTCGCGTCGATCGTGGCGCGTTCGTCACGATCAGAAAAGACGGCGAGATGCGCGGCTGTATCGGCCGGCCGACGCCGCGTCGCCCGCTCGCAGTGACCGTCGGTGAGGTCGCCGTCGCGGCGGCGACCGACGACCCCAGATACCCCGCGATGGAGGCCGACGAACTCGACGACGCGCTCATCACGGTCAGTGTCCTGACGCATCCGGAAGCGATCGACGCCGACGAACTGAGCGGGTATCTCGATGCCATCGAGGTGGGCCGGGACGGCCTGATCGTCGAGCAGGGCTCACACCGGGGATTGTTGCTCCCGCAGGTCGCCGTCGACAACGACTGGACCGCCCAGAAGTTCCTCGTCGAGACCTGTCGAAAGGCTCAGCTGACGGGGACTGCGTACGTCGAACCGGAGACGACCGTGAAGCGCTTTTCCGCCCAGAAGTTCACCGAAAAGTGGCCAAGCGGCGAGATCACTCAGCGGAACTACATCGAGTGATGGCGGACCTGGAACCCAAGACCGATCAGTACGAGCGGATGCTTGCCGAGGCGATCGATCTGGCGAACGTCGCTTCGGTCGACGGTCTCGATGGCGATCCGGGCGCGGAGTGTCTGGAGATGGCCCAGGCCTATCTCGACGACGGACGACACTTTCGGGCCACCGACGACCCGGTGAACGCGCTCGCGGCGTACTCGTACGCGTACGGCTGGCTCGACGCCGGCGCACGCATCGGCGTGCTGGACGTGCCACGCGACGACGAGCGGTTCACCGTCGCATAGCTTGCGACGCGCGTGGAGTTACATCCCCATGTCGGCGGCGGCGTCGGGGATCGGGAGCTCGCGTGGCTCGACGCCGAGCAGTTCGGCAGCGTGATCGAGTGCCATGTCGAACCCGTAGTACCGCTCGCGTTCCTCACCACCGGCCCGAACGGCGAGCATGGCGTACCCCTCGGTGTTCTGTGCGACCGTGACGCGCTGTCCACCCCGCGAATAGCGGAGTTGGCGCTCGGTGTCCGTCTCCACGTAGTCGGCCTCGATGTCGTCTGAATGCCCCATCTGGCGGTCCCTGGCACCCCGGACCGAAAGCTGTGTCGCCGTCGTCAGCGATTAGTGAGCGCCGACCGAACGCCGATCATGGCCGACACCGCCGACAGCACGCCGACGGACCCACTCCCCGACCGCGCACCGCCGGACCGCTCCACTGCGCCACAGTCGCCCGCCACATCGCGACAGATCGCGACCGGGGCGGCGATTGCGACGCTGATCGTACTCGCG belongs to Halococcoides cellulosivorans and includes:
- a CDS encoding 5,10-methylenetetrahydromethanopterin reductase, translating into MIAIEITPDRPIEDCIALATAAEDAGLDAALVSHHYNNRDQWIALSAMATATEAIDLGPGVANPYETHPVTLAGRMATLDEHAGGRGVFGVGAGDRSTLANLGIDRDRPLRRVLETMQVARDLWAGERVTHDGTFVADDAGLNFESGSIPVYVGAQGPHMTRMAGKYADGILYNGAHPRNLAWAAERVAEGRSERDEDRDPPLLAAYASVSIDDDADRARDAAREPVAFITAGAPDPVLDRHGIDTDRAGEIGAAIQQGAFGTAFEAVTPAMVDAFAIAGTPATVEDRLAAFPDAVDGLVAASPLGPDPERAISLLADAVARSGAI
- a CDS encoding sialate O-acetylesterase, which gives rise to MSAGAAATLGLAGAGTASGATEAPPAVDPENVHIYLLFGQSNMEGQGTVEPEDEQTREDVRVLQDKTCPDLNRAYGTWYLAEPPLNRCWAGIGPGDYFGKKMAKETPDDVVIGLVPAAVSGCDIALFEKGAPIGTGEYSVPRDFPGGYQWLLDLAQQAQKVGTIKGILLHQGETNTGDPEWKYAVEGIYEDLRADLDIGKVPFLAGEMLYADQGGACAAHNEEVAKIPDVIDNGHVVSAEGLGGQDQYHFDAAGYRELGKRYADVMLDALDVSPTPETSRPLDATDPDGDGLYEDINGNRQLDFPDVNLLFQNTDDTNDAKFDFDGDGDVDMQDVLALFEMV
- a CDS encoding DUF7111 family protein, yielding MGHSDDIEADYVETDTERQLRYSRGGQRVTVAQNTEGYAMLAVRAGGEERERYYGFDMALDHAAELLGVEPRELPIPDAAADMGM
- a CDS encoding phytoene desaturase family protein produces the protein MTEHPMSGVDLTDTSVTIVGAGIGGLSTAAYCADAGADVTVLERHDQVGGVARTIEADGFQFDAGPSWYLMPEVFERFFGQFDRSPDDYYELEELDPQYRVFWTDGDRVTVPPDRDAVREIFESYEDGAGAAFDRYIERAGEAYHLGMDRFVYVDRSRLRDFLDLDVLRSARALGLVRSMDGHVARYFDVPKLQQLLQYTLVFLGGAPHNTPALYSMLAYADFEGHVHYPDGGMIAVVDGIATLARERGATIETGTPVTSIEPTDDGLRVETAERTHETDRVVANAPRPHVERDLLAPRYRDKDPEFWDSRTYGPSAYMLYLGVEGSVDPLAHHTLVLPTDWDPHFEAIFDDPGWPDDPAFYLSVPSQTDPNVAPDGHHALVALVPIAPDLADGRDVRDRMRETILDRIESEAGVDLRDRIVLEREVCVSEFADQYSLPQGTALGLAHTLRQSGPLRPGHRSAACPGLYYAGSFVRPGIGVPMTVISGEHAARAVAMDVT
- a CDS encoding metallophosphoesterase family protein; its protein translation is MNVAIVSDAHIPSRATEIPDSAKERLRDADHVICAGDFDSTDGYARFVDLAPRMTAVAGNTDPRSLDLPDVATVELEGVTFVVTHGDGLARYAMGLADLAEREAPDADRLVAVAGHTHDVLDERVQSVRIVNPGSVTGAAPARRATLCHATVANGEIDLDLVELD
- a CDS encoding coenzyme F420-0:L-glutamate ligase, with protein sequence MQIRAVDGIPEIRPGDDLAAAIGREADLDADVLCVASTVVAKATGRYADLADYEPSDRARSIADRIDRADPRFIEAVIQESEEIVLEDPFVLAVTPFGHVGVNAGIDRSNAPGGDILLLPEAPGEHAAALRDSLAAEGFEGGVIVTDTSGRPFRAGQRGVALGWAGLPACRDYRGEHDREGHELEATVEAVVDELSAAANLVMGEADAGRPAATIHGFEFGDHDESDRLFRDRETDFVRQALATFDVDSQR
- a CDS encoding DUF357 domain-containing protein gives rise to the protein MADLEPKTDQYERMLAEAIDLANVASVDGLDGDPGAECLEMAQAYLDDGRHFRATDDPVNALAAYSYAYGWLDAGARIGVLDVPRDDERFTVA
- the amrA gene encoding AmmeMemoRadiSam system protein A, yielding MAVIPDYEVLGSTEGIALVQHARASIAAALNDDPTPDPPDNDGLRVDRGAFVTIRKDGEMRGCIGRPTPRRPLAVTVGEVAVAAATDDPRYPAMEADELDDALITVSVLTHPEAIDADELSGYLDAIEVGRDGLIVEQGSHRGLLLPQVAVDNDWTAQKFLVETCRKAQLTGTAYVEPETTVKRFSAQKFTEKWPSGEITQRNYIE
- a CDS encoding DUF7550 family protein — its product is MSADRTPIMADTADSTPTDPLPDRAPPDRSTAPQSPATSRQIATGAAIATLIVLAIVTLVVVL
- a CDS encoding class I SAM-dependent methyltransferase gives rise to the protein MHDDAAERLAAPGQFRYCSAEELHSWLDPRPDWTVADLGSGPGLYTDTIAQSVGRVLAIDRSAAMHAAHRERDPPATVHSVRADHGTLPVADGSLDAAVSLRTFHHGVRDALPGIVAALRPGGRLVVLDWSTSAPDFEAGPPEHERYDVAGIARAMIDAGCRIVRTEQRRETDLVIGERRV
- a CDS encoding inositol monophosphatase family protein, with the protein product MNDLARVADAAVGAASPYLADRFGDDLDADYSAGDVTTDADREAERLILDIVRERRPDDPISAEESGEHPGSGSIRWVVDPLDGTNNFTVGLPTFGSAVTAVEDGQPRATAVDLPIVGDRYVATPDGCRLDGHRVAVAESDHLPVEQSTVGVVIGSPVIEAIDGPGELDETFRAVVSETRGTAKRVIESWAPVVHYSQCAQGRLDAIVAIRPDERERVAGELVTQAAGCPEREIGPVTVTATHDALADRLERVVTDAIDG
- a CDS encoding sialate O-acetylesterase → MSEENFHIYLLFGQSNMEGVGPIEPQDRETRDDVRVLQDKTCSNLDREYGTWYVAEPPLNRCWGKLGPGDYFGKRMAQETPDDVVIGLVPAAVGGCDIALFEKGAPIGTGEYSVPRDFPGGYQWLLDLAQQAQEVGTIKGILLHQGETNTGDPEWKDQVQGIYEDLRADLDIGTVPLLAGELLYESQGGCCGLHNDEINTLPNLIDNAHVVSAEGLEGQDVAHFTSEAYREFGRRYADVMLDQLDVSPPPEPTPETPTYPSGATDPDGDGLYEDLSGNDRVDFPDVNTLFQNTDGQAVQDNANFYDFTGEGTVDMQDVLALFEMV